From a single Trueperaceae bacterium genomic region:
- the glpK gene encoding glycerol kinase GlpK gives MPDFILAIDQGTTSSRAILFDHQGRIHATAQREFEQHYPRPGWVEHDPEEIWESQHGVMLEVLKSAGVGSSDVAAVGITNQRETTIVWDRDTGEPVYPAIVWQDRRTAQAIDALEERGLGGLFTGRTGLVLDAYFSGSKLAWILDNVAGARQKAESGDLLFGTVDSWLIYRLTNGECHVTDVSNASRTLLFDIDRLDWDDELLEVFGVPRAMLPRVSASSEVYAETRLDGGPVPIAGIAGDQQAATFGQACFSPGQGKSTYGTGAFIVLNTGDERIESSNRLLSTVGWQRNGAVTYALEGSIFIAGAVVQWLRDGLGIIERSSDVEALARSVEDSAGVYLVPAFAGLGAPHWDQYARGTIVGMTRGTGRAHIARAALDSVAFQVADVIQAMEKDRGSGLSELRVDGGASNNDLLMQFQADLLGVPVVRPEITETTALGAAYLAGLAVGFWQDEAEIARQWREDARFEPRMEQSTRDALREDWTRALERAKEWVQD, from the coding sequence ATGCCCGACTTCATCCTCGCTATCGACCAGGGGACCACCAGCTCGCGCGCGATACTCTTCGACCATCAGGGACGGATCCACGCAACCGCTCAACGTGAGTTCGAGCAGCACTACCCCAGGCCGGGCTGGGTCGAGCACGACCCCGAGGAGATCTGGGAGAGCCAGCACGGGGTGATGCTGGAGGTGCTGAAGAGCGCCGGCGTGGGCAGCAGTGACGTCGCAGCTGTCGGCATCACCAACCAGCGCGAGACGACGATCGTGTGGGACAGGGACACGGGCGAGCCGGTCTACCCGGCGATAGTCTGGCAGGACCGGCGTACGGCCCAGGCTATCGACGCCCTCGAGGAGCGAGGACTCGGCGGGCTGTTCACCGGGCGAACCGGCCTGGTGCTCGACGCCTACTTCTCCGGCTCCAAACTCGCCTGGATCCTCGATAACGTGGCGGGCGCCAGACAGAAGGCCGAGTCGGGCGATTTGCTCTTCGGCACCGTGGACAGCTGGCTCATCTACCGGCTCACGAACGGCGAGTGCCACGTCACCGATGTTTCGAACGCCAGCAGGACTCTCCTGTTCGACATCGATCGGCTCGACTGGGACGACGAGCTGCTCGAGGTGTTCGGCGTCCCGCGCGCGATGCTGCCGAGGGTCAGCGCCTCCTCGGAGGTCTACGCCGAAACCCGGCTGGACGGCGGGCCTGTACCGATCGCAGGGATCGCAGGCGATCAGCAGGCGGCGACCTTCGGCCAGGCCTGCTTCTCGCCAGGGCAGGGCAAGAGCACCTACGGGACGGGCGCGTTCATCGTCCTCAACACGGGTGACGAGCGGATCGAGTCGAGCAATCGGCTCCTGAGCACGGTGGGGTGGCAGCGGAACGGCGCCGTCACCTACGCGCTGGAAGGATCGATATTCATAGCCGGAGCGGTGGTGCAGTGGCTGCGCGACGGGCTCGGCATCATCGAGCGGTCTTCCGACGTAGAGGCGTTGGCCCGCAGCGTCGAGGACAGCGCCGGGGTCTACCTGGTGCCGGCCTTCGCCGGCCTGGGCGCGCCCCACTGGGACCAGTACGCGCGCGGCACGATCGTGGGCATGACCCGGGGAACCGGTCGGGCCCACATCGCTCGAGCTGCGCTCGACAGCGTCGCCTTCCAGGTCGCCGACGTCATCCAGGCCATGGAGAAGGATCGCGGGAGCGGCCTCAGTGAACTTCGCGTTGATGGGGGCGCCTCGAACAACGACCTGCTCATGCAGTTCCAGGCCGACCTGCTAGGCGTACCGGTCGTGCGTCCCGAGATCACCGAGACGACAGCCCTGGGCGCCGCCTACCTCGCCGGCCTCGCGGTGGGCTTCTGGCAGGACGAGGCCGAGATCGCCCGTCAGTGGCGGGAGGACGCCCGTTTCGAACCGCGGATGGAGCAGTCGACCCGGGATGCGTTGCGGGAGGATTGGACGCGAGCGTTGGAGCGGGCGAAGGAGTGGGTCCAGGACTAG
- a CDS encoding ABC transporter permease subunit — protein sequence MIARALTGIAAVGIVTLLAISWLLSSSPEPVREGLFLVVPWGWARLLAVLLLLAASLGLGAYLYGRATRPGKASQYAFSMATHVFLWTVLLLTFYPVVYLLAVSFNRQNSLAGALPSQGPLLVRSGVLPDPAEFSLVQYQKVLSQTHILSYQWLLLALVVAALMGFLVVNLRRRRAGGLGLEKWSSRLGWSAFLLLAALVVSISPEQFYGVNAAGQRVPASSERTILLYIRNTLLVSGSTGLFAVAICATAGYAFARLRFEGRYRTLLVFVFVQMFPAFMALVAIYYMMSYLDLINTFTGLILAYSGGAIAFASWIFKGYLESISPSLEEAALVDGATRWGAFVRIILPMSVPMLLFIFLLQFIGTYSEFILANTLLVGQENWTVGIGLRNFTVGRFDTQWGALSASAVLGSLPILVLFYAFQDALTGQYTAGGVKG from the coding sequence ATGATAGCGCGCGCTCTCACGGGGATCGCAGCTGTTGGCATCGTCACCCTCCTGGCCATCTCCTGGCTCCTGTCGAGCTCGCCCGAACCGGTGCGAGAGGGCCTATTTCTGGTCGTACCCTGGGGTTGGGCGAGGCTGCTGGCTGTGCTCCTGCTACTGGCCGCGTCGCTGGGGCTGGGCGCTTACCTGTACGGTCGCGCGACCAGGCCGGGGAAGGCATCGCAGTACGCCTTCTCGATGGCGACGCACGTGTTCCTCTGGACGGTCCTACTCCTCACCTTCTACCCGGTCGTCTATCTGCTCGCGGTCTCCTTCAACCGTCAGAACTCCCTGGCCGGAGCACTGCCCTCGCAAGGTCCACTGCTGGTTCGCTCGGGCGTGCTCCCCGATCCTGCCGAGTTCTCGCTGGTCCAGTACCAGAAGGTCCTGAGCCAGACGCACATACTGAGCTATCAGTGGCTCCTGCTGGCACTGGTCGTGGCGGCTCTAATGGGTTTCCTCGTGGTGAACCTGCGTCGACGCCGGGCCGGCGGTCTCGGTCTCGAGAAGTGGTCGAGCCGGCTAGGGTGGTCGGCATTCCTGCTGCTCGCCGCGCTGGTGGTCTCCATCTCGCCGGAGCAGTTCTACGGCGTCAATGCAGCCGGACAGCGGGTGCCGGCCTCCAGCGAGCGGACGATACTGCTCTACATCCGCAACACGTTGCTGGTCTCGGGCAGTACCGGGCTCTTCGCGGTGGCGATCTGCGCTACCGCCGGCTACGCCTTCGCCCGGCTACGTTTCGAAGGCCGCTACCGGACCCTACTGGTATTCGTTTTCGTGCAGATGTTCCCCGCCTTCATGGCCCTCGTCGCCATCTACTACATGATGAGTTACCTCGACCTGATAAACACCTTCACCGGGTTGATCCTCGCCTACTCCGGCGGTGCCATCGCCTTCGCCTCCTGGATCTTCAAGGGCTACCTCGAGTCGATCAGCCCCAGCCTCGAGGAGGCGGCTCTGGTCGACGGGGCGACCCGTTGGGGCGCGTTCGTGCGCATCATCTTGCCCATGAGCGTCCCGATGCTGCTCTTCATCTTCCTGCTCCAGTTCATCGGCACCTACAGCGAGTTCATCCTGGCCAACACGCTGCTCGTGGGTCAGGAGAACTGGACCGTAGGGATCGGCCTGCGGAACTTCACGGTGGGTCGCTTCGATACCCAGTGGGGGGCGTTGTCGGCCAGCGCCGTGCTCGGCTCCTTGCCCATCCTGGTGCTCTTCTACGCCTTCCAGGACGCGCTCACGGGACAGTACACGGCCGGTGGAGTAAAAGGTTGA
- the cysS gene encoding cysteine--tRNA ligase yields the protein MALEIYNSMTRRKETFEPITPGYAGIYYCGPTVYSDPHLGHARGPVVFDVLRRWLEHLGYRVRLVSNITDVGHLTDDSDDGEDKLLKRAKLEQLEPMEVADKYFWSYENAMARLGVRKPDITPRATGHITEQISLIQELIEQGVAYESEGSVYFDVSDWEPYGELSGRDPDDLIEGTRVDSRSEKRDPRDFALWKRAEKGHLMRWPSPWGPGYPGWHLECSAMSTKYLGDEFDIHGGGLDLIFPHHECELAQARAAGKPFARYWMHWNMLTLGGEKMAKSKGLVVALDELFREYDPLAVRFHLLRSHYRSVSDFSEESLLSSTQGLRRLQDLYRQLRDAPGGAVAGSTLGHYRDRFTEAMNDDLNTPQAVASLFDAAREINRTLETGAGSDYLAEARSLFDDLFVGVLGLFPVEDGAAETVDQEVLGGVIDLLLEQRHQARLRRDFQAADTIRDRLADLGVTVEDSAEGSRWKLH from the coding sequence ATGGCGCTGGAAATCTACAACAGCATGACCCGCCGCAAGGAGACCTTCGAGCCGATCACGCCTGGCTACGCGGGCATCTACTACTGCGGACCCACCGTCTACTCCGACCCGCACCTGGGCCACGCCCGCGGTCCGGTCGTCTTCGACGTGCTGAGGCGCTGGCTCGAACACCTCGGTTACCGGGTTCGGCTCGTCTCCAACATCACCGACGTCGGGCACCTGACCGACGACAGCGACGACGGCGAGGACAAGCTGCTCAAGCGGGCGAAACTCGAGCAGCTCGAACCGATGGAGGTGGCCGACAAGTACTTCTGGTCGTACGAGAACGCCATGGCCAGACTGGGAGTGAGGAAGCCTGACATCACGCCCAGAGCAACCGGCCACATCACCGAACAGATCTCCCTCATCCAGGAGCTGATCGAGCAGGGGGTAGCGTACGAATCGGAGGGAAGCGTCTACTTCGACGTCTCCGATTGGGAACCGTACGGTGAACTCTCGGGCAGGGATCCCGACGACCTGATCGAGGGCACTCGCGTCGACAGCCGCTCGGAGAAGCGCGATCCGCGCGACTTCGCACTCTGGAAGAGGGCCGAGAAGGGTCACCTGATGCGCTGGCCCAGCCCGTGGGGTCCGGGTTATCCGGGCTGGCACCTGGAATGCTCGGCGATGAGCACCAAATACCTGGGCGACGAGTTCGATATCCACGGCGGCGGCCTGGACCTGATCTTCCCCCACCACGAGTGCGAGCTTGCGCAGGCCAGGGCGGCAGGCAAGCCGTTCGCCCGCTACTGGATGCACTGGAACATGCTCACCCTCGGCGGCGAGAAGATGGCCAAGTCGAAGGGTCTCGTCGTCGCGCTCGACGAGCTCTTCCGCGAGTACGACCCGCTGGCGGTTCGTTTCCATCTGCTCAGGTCGCACTACCGGAGCGTGTCCGACTTCAGCGAGGAGAGCCTCCTCTCCTCTACCCAGGGCCTGCGCAGGCTGCAGGACCTCTACCGGCAACTGAGAGACGCGCCCGGAGGGGCGGTGGCGGGCAGCACGCTCGGTCACTACCGGGATCGCTTCACCGAGGCGATGAACGACGATCTCAACACGCCGCAGGCGGTGGCCTCACTGTTCGACGCCGCCCGCGAGATCAACCGGACGCTGGAGACGGGAGCCGGGAGCGACTACCTCGCCGAGGCGCGTTCGCTCTTCGACGACCTGTTCGTGGGCGTGCTGGGTCTGTTCCCGGTCGAGGACGGCGCCGCCGAGACGGTCGATCAGGAGGTACTCGGAGGCGTGATCGACCTGCTGCTGGAGCAGCGACATCAGGCGAGGTTGCGGAGGGACTTCCAAGCGGCAGATACGATCCGGGACCGCCTGGCCGACCTGGGCGTGACGGTCGAGGACAGCGCCGAGGGGAGCCGCTGGAAGCTGCACTGA
- a CDS encoding maltose ABC transporter substrate-binding protein encodes MKKALISLLAVFALGGIATAQSVTVWTTLADQSLEWLQQETASFSDAFGVEVEIVRLALGELREQMLLSAPAGQAGDLLVGVPHDQIGEMAVGGVLEDMSSYATDSYLADLSEQARLAYTFGGKLFGLPMYVEGPALIINTDLVPEAPETYEEMIEVAQANTNGETFGFMYDINNFYYSYNWLHSFGGYVFGRDAGGDLDPSDVGLANEGAIRGGEELQALRFDYGLIPAGTDYNVANGLFIDGALAMTYDGPWAIAGFREAGIPVSVMPVPPREDGSEWSGFMGVQGVLLNEFSTKKVNAANLAKWLVRPAAQVSLAQLSGRIPASNSAVAQVSDDPIVAGFGAALQNSEPMPNIPEMGRVWQPMANALSVITESAEADVEAALEQAVQEIGGH; translated from the coding sequence GTGAAGAAAGCCCTCATCTCCCTGCTGGCGGTGTTCGCCCTGGGAGGAATCGCGACTGCCCAGAGCGTCACGGTATGGACGACCCTCGCCGACCAGTCCCTGGAGTGGTTGCAGCAGGAGACGGCATCGTTCAGCGACGCTTTCGGCGTCGAAGTGGAGATCGTCCGCCTGGCGCTGGGCGAGCTGCGTGAACAGATGCTCCTCTCGGCCCCCGCCGGCCAGGCCGGCGACCTGCTGGTAGGCGTCCCCCACGACCAGATCGGGGAGATGGCGGTAGGCGGCGTACTCGAGGACATGAGCTCCTACGCTACCGACAGTTATCTCGCCGACCTCTCAGAGCAGGCTCGCCTCGCCTACACCTTCGGCGGGAAGCTGTTCGGCCTGCCAATGTACGTGGAAGGTCCCGCCCTCATCATCAACACCGACCTCGTGCCAGAGGCACCGGAGACCTACGAGGAGATGATCGAGGTAGCGCAGGCGAACACGAACGGGGAGACGTTCGGGTTCATGTACGACATCAACAACTTCTACTACTCGTACAACTGGCTGCACTCGTTCGGCGGTTACGTCTTCGGCAGGGATGCGGGCGGCGACCTCGACCCGAGCGACGTCGGCCTGGCCAACGAGGGCGCTATCCGGGGCGGCGAGGAATTGCAGGCGCTTCGCTTCGACTACGGTCTCATCCCGGCCGGTACCGATTACAACGTTGCCAACGGCCTCTTCATCGACGGCGCCTTGGCGATGACCTACGACGGCCCGTGGGCCATAGCAGGCTTCCGCGAGGCCGGCATACCTGTCTCCGTGATGCCGGTCCCGCCGCGCGAAGACGGCTCCGAGTGGAGCGGCTTCATGGGAGTGCAGGGCGTGCTGCTCAACGAATTCAGCACCAAAAAGGTCAACGCAGCGAACCTCGCCAAGTGGCTCGTGCGGCCCGCGGCTCAGGTGTCGCTCGCCCAACTCTCCGGCCGCATCCCCGCCTCCAACTCGGCGGTCGCCCAGGTCAGTGACGACCCGATCGTCGCCGGCTTCGGCGCCGCGTTGCAGAACTCCGAGCCGATGCCCAACATCCCGGAGATGGGACGTGTCTGGCAGCCGATGGCGAACGCGCTGTCGGTCATCACCGAGTCGGCCGAGGCCGACGTGGAAGCCGCCCTCGAGCAGGCCGTGCAAGAAATCGGCGGCCATTAA
- the dprA gene encoding DNA-processing protein DprA, with protein sequence MNDPKEAALRLALTPRLGLRKTVKLRDAFGTLLAAYHASRRAWEGSGVAGELWEVARSEWMTDRLQGLLPRCDEAGIEILALDTPDYPAMLAAIFDAPPVLYVRGRSLSDLPLQRSVAIVGTRKASNQGLAFSYRLAAELSSAGAVIVSGLAIGIDAEAHRAVVEGEGVGIGVLAGGLDGVHPPVNRQLALALCERGCLVSEHPPGSSPQRAFFVGRNRLISGLSRAVAVIEAGKGSGALTTAEFANEQGRTLFVMPGRPGDPRVAGSLPLLLDGATPLLSSAEVAAELGLGVQEREEEPIVELGDDGSLFTAGATFDAIAAVSGLPAPSLLARLSRLEMAGLVRRGTDGRYYRN encoded by the coding sequence GTGAACGACCCGAAGGAGGCTGCCCTCAGGCTGGCCCTCACGCCCCGACTCGGGCTCAGGAAGACGGTTAAGCTCCGTGACGCGTTCGGGACGCTTCTGGCGGCCTACCATGCCTCGCGGCGAGCGTGGGAGGGATCCGGGGTGGCGGGCGAGCTGTGGGAGGTAGCCAGGAGCGAGTGGATGACGGACCGTCTCCAGGGCCTGTTGCCCAGGTGTGACGAGGCGGGCATCGAGATCCTCGCCCTCGACACCCCCGACTACCCTGCCATGCTGGCCGCGATCTTCGATGCCCCGCCCGTCCTCTACGTGCGGGGCCGTTCGCTGTCCGACCTGCCACTCCAGAGGAGTGTCGCGATCGTCGGGACCAGGAAGGCCAGCAACCAGGGATTGGCCTTCAGCTACCGGCTCGCGGCCGAACTCTCCTCTGCTGGAGCCGTAATAGTGAGCGGCCTGGCGATCGGGATAGATGCCGAGGCGCACCGGGCCGTTGTGGAGGGCGAGGGCGTGGGGATAGGCGTCCTGGCGGGCGGGCTGGACGGGGTGCATCCTCCGGTGAACCGGCAGCTGGCGCTCGCCCTCTGCGAACGCGGCTGCCTGGTCAGCGAGCACCCTCCGGGGAGTTCACCGCAGCGGGCCTTCTTCGTGGGTCGTAACAGGCTGATAAGCGGCCTCTCTCGCGCCGTCGCCGTGATCGAGGCGGGGAAGGGTTCGGGCGCCCTCACGACGGCAGAGTTCGCCAACGAGCAGGGTCGCACTCTGTTCGTGATGCCGGGCCGACCGGGAGATCCCCGGGTTGCCGGAAGCCTGCCGCTGCTGCTGGACGGAGCGACGCCTCTGCTCTCTTCGGCCGAGGTCGCGGCCGAGCTCGGACTCGGCGTTCAGGAACGCGAGGAGGAGCCGATCGTGGAGCTCGGCGACGACGGTTCGCTCTTCACCGCCGGAGCCACCTTCGACGCCATAGCCGCGGTCTCCGGACTGCCCGCTCCCAGCCTGCTGGCCCGGCTGAGCAGGCTGGAGATGGCCGGGTTGGTGCGGCGCGGTACGGACGGACGCTACTACCGCAACTGA
- a CDS encoding phosphoribosyltransferase, with protein MLFRNRHEAGEKLADALVEQGVTGAEPLVLGLPRGGVPVAAPVARRLGAPLDVLVVRKLGLPGHSELAMGAVAAGGVRVLNAEIVSAFAVDPSVIESVTERELAELERREKLYRGDRQPLPLEGREVVLVDDGLATGATMRVAVEALRLRQVERIVVAVPVAAPDVCAALGAQADAAVCLETPRDFNAVGRWYRDFPQTSDAEVQRLLVDSVAQD; from the coding sequence ATGCTGTTCCGCAACCGCCACGAAGCAGGGGAGAAGTTGGCCGACGCCCTCGTCGAGCAGGGAGTCACGGGAGCCGAGCCGCTGGTTCTCGGCCTGCCCCGGGGTGGCGTGCCGGTAGCGGCCCCCGTCGCCAGGAGGCTGGGAGCGCCGCTCGATGTCCTGGTGGTCCGCAAGCTGGGTCTCCCCGGCCACAGCGAACTCGCCATGGGTGCCGTCGCCGCCGGCGGCGTGCGGGTGCTGAACGCTGAGATCGTCAGCGCCTTCGCTGTCGACCCGAGCGTGATCGAGTCGGTGACCGAACGCGAGCTCGCAGAGCTGGAGAGGCGCGAGAAACTCTACCGAGGCGACCGGCAGCCGCTGCCACTGGAGGGCCGCGAGGTCGTCCTCGTCGACGACGGCCTGGCCACCGGGGCGACCATGAGGGTCGCGGTCGAAGCCCTGCGGCTCCGCCAAGTAGAGCGGATCGTGGTTGCCGTGCCGGTCGCGGCCCCGGACGTGTGCGCGGCACTGGGTGCCCAGGCCGATGCCGCGGTCTGCCTGGAGACGCCCCGCGACTTCAACGCCGTGGGCCGCTGGTACCGCGACTTCCCGCAGACGAGCGACGCAGAGGTACAGCGCCTTCTCGTCGACTCCGTCGCCCAGGACTGA
- a CDS encoding ABC transporter permease subunit — protein sequence MSIDISRTPRELLSPEGNREASLLASISLLLLALLGASAVALGGYLLLRSMLPGVPAYSSLVIGLAAFVVILGLIARRFTWIIPWYYLLPAILFLLVFTFLPVLLTIGLAFTDYAGVRKGDLNVSSETAIVSIEGNQVTIANPRTFDCAGLHDGCRGARVELYASGQLEVAAVSLEGTTLTLAEPLPPGRSVTAVALFMPAIGDRFRFPVSEGEGRELILENAPDPAMVELEQVGLVLDRIPVSRRVVEEDGSVLTLDEPPPQDLEFTSIARYNDPSWVGLENFETIFANASRALFPVFAWNVLFAVATVLLNTAAGVLLAVVLSNPALRFKAFYRTLLILPWALPNIITIQVWKGFLNQNFGAVNRLLMLLDVTPEPINWLLGGEWSARAAVLLVNLWLGYPFIMVATLGALSAIPRELYEAARMDGANAWRSFTGVTAPLLRSALVPITLTSFAFNFNNFNIIYLLTDGGPPVAWGTATARGTDILISWAYNTAFKNQGGYAYGLASAISLLIFFVTIAISLVNFRVTGALKEEPAR from the coding sequence ATGTCCATAGACATCTCCCGTACGCCTCGCGAACTCCTGAGCCCGGAAGGGAACCGGGAAGCGTCCCTTCTGGCGTCCATATCGCTGCTGCTGCTGGCGCTCCTGGGAGCCTCGGCCGTCGCCCTGGGCGGTTACCTGCTGCTCCGCTCGATGCTGCCCGGAGTGCCCGCCTACAGCTCGCTCGTCATCGGTCTGGCGGCATTCGTCGTCATCCTCGGCCTGATCGCCAGGCGCTTCACCTGGATCATCCCCTGGTACTACCTGCTGCCGGCGATCCTGTTCCTGCTGGTCTTCACGTTCCTGCCGGTACTACTCACCATCGGCCTGGCCTTCACGGACTATGCCGGCGTTCGCAAGGGCGACCTCAACGTCTCCTCGGAAACGGCGATCGTGAGCATCGAAGGTAACCAGGTCACCATAGCCAACCCCCGAACCTTCGACTGCGCCGGGCTCCACGATGGTTGCCGCGGAGCGCGGGTCGAGCTCTACGCCTCCGGCCAACTCGAAGTCGCTGCGGTTTCACTTGAAGGCACCACCCTCACCCTCGCCGAACCGTTGCCGCCAGGCCGCAGCGTGACGGCCGTCGCCCTCTTCATGCCCGCGATCGGCGACCGGTTCCGCTTCCCGGTGTCAGAAGGGGAAGGCAGAGAGCTGATACTTGAGAACGCTCCTGATCCGGCGATGGTGGAACTCGAGCAGGTGGGGCTCGTACTGGACCGCATCCCGGTGAGCAGACGGGTAGTGGAGGAGGATGGCAGCGTGCTCACCCTCGACGAGCCGCCTCCCCAGGATCTCGAGTTCACCTCGATCGCCCGCTACAACGATCCCAGCTGGGTGGGCCTGGAGAACTTCGAGACGATCTTCGCCAACGCCTCGCGGGCTCTCTTCCCGGTGTTCGCCTGGAACGTGCTCTTCGCTGTCGCGACGGTACTCCTGAACACGGCCGCGGGAGTGCTCCTCGCGGTGGTCCTCAGCAATCCCGCGCTTCGCTTCAAGGCGTTCTACCGGACCCTGCTGATCCTGCCCTGGGCGCTTCCGAACATAATCACGATCCAGGTATGGAAGGGATTCCTCAACCAGAACTTCGGGGCCGTGAACAGGTTGCTGATGTTGCTCGACGTCACGCCCGAGCCGATCAACTGGCTTCTGGGCGGCGAATGGTCCGCGCGGGCGGCGGTGCTGCTCGTCAACCTCTGGCTCGGCTACCCCTTCATAATGGTCGCCACTCTGGGCGCGCTCTCTGCCATCCCGCGCGAGCTCTACGAGGCGGCCAGGATGGACGGCGCCAACGCCTGGAGATCGTTCACCGGCGTCACCGCCCCCCTCCTCCGCAGCGCCCTGGTGCCCATCACCCTCACCTCGTTCGCCTTCAACTTCAACAACTTCAACATCATCTACCTACTCACCGACGGCGGTCCACCCGTCGCCTGGGGTACAGCCACCGCCAGAGGCACCGACATCCTCATCTCCTGGGCCTACAACACCGCCTTCAAGAACCAGGGCGGTTACGCCTACGGCCTCGCCTCGGCCATCTCACTGCTGATCTTCTTCGTGACGATCGCCATCTCACTAGTGAACTTCAGGGTCACCGGAGCCTTGAAGGAGGAGCCCGCCAGATGA
- a CDS encoding diacylglycerol kinase family protein, producing MAAGGNSGRTATGNGLEPLCRQMAGGERTDVATAGRPEATLIYNAHAGSGAGPDAEELVSLLDDAGFEARYRPTESAADLDQIFKDDAGLVVVAGGDGTIREVAKRLVNKPRPLAIIPLGTANNTARSLGIDGNVAQLIAGLRSPRRQRLDVARARGPWGDEFMLEGAGLGLFANVLAAYNPEAGKSLMRAVAAAANNLGDAPVRCRIELDGERLDGDFLMVEILNMQAVGPRLALAPEADPGDGLLDLVLVRHENRDAWLAYLRGLVTKGLRKLPSVEVLRGRELKINWRGSAFHVDAQPYCEGGLGSDTKRFSAKIELVPGAIELWLPGTETG from the coding sequence GTGGCAGCGGGGGGAAACAGTGGCCGTACGGCCACGGGGAACGGACTGGAACCACTGTGCAGGCAGATGGCGGGTGGAGAGCGCACGGACGTTGCTACGGCTGGGAGGCCCGAGGCCACCCTCATCTACAACGCTCATGCCGGCAGCGGCGCCGGGCCCGACGCCGAGGAACTGGTTTCGCTCCTGGATGACGCCGGCTTCGAAGCCCGCTACCGGCCCACCGAGTCGGCTGCCGATCTCGATCAGATATTCAAGGATGATGCGGGCCTGGTCGTGGTCGCGGGTGGCGACGGCACTATCCGGGAGGTTGCGAAACGGCTCGTGAACAAGCCGAGACCACTAGCCATCATCCCTTTAGGCACGGCTAACAACACCGCCCGAAGTCTGGGCATCGACGGCAACGTGGCGCAACTGATCGCCGGTCTGAGGAGTCCCCGCAGGCAACGCCTCGACGTCGCCAGAGCTCGTGGACCGTGGGGAGACGAGTTCATGCTGGAGGGGGCCGGCTTGGGCCTCTTCGCCAACGTCCTGGCCGCCTATAACCCCGAAGCGGGCAAGAGCCTCATGCGGGCCGTGGCTGCGGCGGCGAACAATCTGGGGGATGCGCCCGTCCGCTGCCGTATCGAGCTCGATGGAGAACGGCTCGATGGCGACTTCCTCATGGTCGAGATCCTCAACATGCAGGCCGTTGGGCCAAGGCTTGCGCTGGCCCCCGAGGCCGACCCCGGCGATGGCCTCCTTGACCTCGTGCTCGTGCGACACGAGAACCGCGACGCCTGGTTGGCGTATCTGCGCGGACTGGTGACGAAGGGGCTTCGTAAGCTTCCGAGTGTCGAGGTGCTCCGTGGTCGCGAGCTGAAGATCAACTGGCGTGGTTCGGCCTTCCACGTAGATGCTCAGCCGTACTGCGAAGGCGGGCTCGGGTCGGACACCAAGCGGTTCTCGGCGAAGATCGAGCTGGTGCCGGGCGCTATCGAGCTGTGGCTTCCGGGGACGGAAACCGGGTAG